The following coding sequences are from one Streptococcus mitis window:
- the rpmG gene encoding 50S ribosomal protein L33 has product MRVKINLKCSSCGSINYLTSKNSKTHPDKIEVLKYCPKERKVTLHLESK; this is encoded by the coding sequence GTGCGAGTAAAAATTAATCTCAAATGCTCCTCTTGTGGCAGTATCAATTACCTAACCAGTAAAAATTCAAAAACCCATCCAGACAAGATCGAGGTTTTAAAGTATTGTCCCAAGGAAAGAAAAGTAACCCTACATCTTGAATCTAAGTAG